The Porites lutea chromosome 11, jaPorLute2.1, whole genome shotgun sequence genome contains the following window.
gagggcttccgtcaaactaagtgtcatgttgttgcacagacacagggctatcatctggtatgcatttggggtagcctggttaaattccaggggggtggggttgttgtaaagactatgctttgtgctagagtgcagattcgctgggtttttgtacctgggcttacccctgtctttcaaagctcaatgtctccctcaaattaagggggggttgtgtctggctgggtgtcatgttgttgcacagacacagggctatcatctggtatgcatttggggtagcctggttaaattccaggggggtggggttgttgtaaagactatgctttgtgctagagtgcagattcgctgggtttttgtacctgggcttacctctgtctttcaaagctcaatgtctccctcaaattaagggggggttgtgtctgagtgggtgtcatgttgttgcacagacacagggctatcatctggtatgcatttggggtagcctggttaaattccaggggggtggggttgttgtaaagactatgctttgtgctagagtgcagattcgctgggtttttgtacctgggcttacccctgtctttcaaagctcaatgtctccctcaaattaagggggggttgtgtctggctgggtgtcatgttgttgcacagacacagggctatcatctggtatgcatttggggtagcctggttaaattccaggggggtggggttgttgtaaagactatgctttgtgctagagtgcagattcgctgggtttttgtacctgggcttacccctgtctttcaaagctcaatgtctccctcaaattaagggggggttgtgtctggctgggtgtcatgttgttgcacagacaaagggctatcatctggtatgcatttggggtagtctggttaaattccaggggggtggggttgttgtaaagactatgctttgtgctagagtgcagattcgctgggtttttgtacctgggcttacccctgtctttcaaagctcaatgtctccctcaaattaagggggggttgtgtctggctgggtgtcatgttgttgcacagacacagggctatcatctggtatgcatttggggtagcctggttaaattccaggggggtggggttgttgtaaagactatgctttgtgctagagggcggattcgctgagtttttgtaccggggctacccctgtctttcaaaggtcaatgtgtcactcaaattaagggggggttgtgtctggctgggtgtcatgttgttgcacagacacagggctatcatctggtatgcatttggggtagcctggttaaattccaggggggtggggttgttgtaaagactatgctttgtgctagagggcggattcgctgagtttttgtaccggggctacccctgtctttcaaaggtcaatgtctcactcaaattaaggggggttgtgtctggcatggtgccatgttgttgcaaagacacggggctatcgtctggtatgcatttggggtagcctggttaaattccaggggagtggggttgttgtaaagtttgatgtgtttttgcactcttatgcagtttgtttgtgctgtttgcatgcaagcaatgacccaccctgttgataatgttcctagtcagcaagcagttgaactgctggttttaggacttggtattgttgagcagtgttggcttagattgtttttgggagaccagcttcaattaaaaatggggtgaactggggaattggctttgcaatcggtgacaccgacactaaaaattgcttcttaaaatgccttattttccagattaatgaggaaaacttcacttttgttactttcaagacagatgattctatcaaatggaagctcatgtattcaataatttctttttgaggtgagattttacttttcaagtaacaagggccatcaaattaacaatcagtgtgagagactgacattttttagtagcccggttttcaaaaaaccaggtatatttatttattgtataaCGAACTCTGAAAGAAAGGTATCAAGTGATCCTTTCcagaggaaaacaaaacaatttttcagtttttttggtaattttctaTATCCTTTATTGCATGCACTTGCAGTAAAAGTAGATTTGTGACTTGATTGTAACCAAACTGaacctttttttgctttgatCTTCTTTGATTCCAATGTGTCTCAAGGGTTTATACAATTTACACAGTCCTTCAAGGGTAACTCTAAGCATCGCTTTCCTGTTGCTTTCTTGTCTGTCTTGTCCTTGTGTCCAGGAAATGCAATCGCGAAGATGAATTTGGTAGAAATGAGAAACACTGAGACCAAACAAGGTCCGGAAAGACCATCAATTTCGCAGGCTTTCAAACTAACATTTGTTGCAAGTAACCCTACCCCATGCATAAGACAGATGAACACGCAAATTCCTATGGCCAGCGGTACTCCATAACCTGTCAAGCCTCTACCGGGATCAGTGGCAGCAAAAACCACGAACACCaatataaaagtaagaacaagcTCCACCACAAATGCCTGGGCGGTACTGACACCGTTTGCAGGGGCTGTGACTCCTAACGAGCCAATAGAGTTATTAGGAGTGATGCTGTAAACTAAGGCCGCTCCGCAGATAgctggaaaaataaaaatacaaagatttttttaattcattagACCGTTTGAGTATGATCGACTTTCGGTACGACCACAATCTCAAATGCTGATTCGATTTAGTCATGTGTTCAGTAACTGACTTGCTTGATGGTAACGACGAAATCACACTGTTCAACGTGGAATTGCTGCCTATTGTTTAACTCTATTTTATTTCGTTATTTGGTACGAGAATACATGTGTACTCGGTGTGTAACGACGGCTGAAGACTCTGAGAGAGATCACCTTTTCCCGCAATTAATGAAGAATGCAAATACAGATGGTTCAGCCAATTTCCAGCTTTCAGCTTGCGTCTTAGTCCATAAGTGTCTTCACGGAATAGCGCCTTCGTACTTACTTTCAGAGTTTAGGCTCGCGCACCTTTAATTTTCCATGGCTATAACACCAGAATCCGTGATTTGCTGCACCTTCCCTTCGAAAAAACTACCTAAACaccaaggtagcttcagaataaaCGGTGCTCGGACCTACAACACCCTACCGAGTTATCATTAGACAAGCAGAGACGCTCAGCGAATTTAAAATCGAGCTAAAGCGCCATTTTAAAAAGTAGCGCCTGCGGTACATGTTGCCtttgtaacttaattaattttctagttttaatgttttaatgtctttgtttttgtgttgcaTCAGGGCTCCATTTAAGCTAGCTCCGCTAAATTGAATACCCCTTgataaatattgtttaaaaaaacacacacacaagcGGTGGAAAGACTGTAGACGGTTAATGTCGTACCTTCGGAAAGTAACGGTGGGACGGCAAAATCCTTAAGACAAAGTGGAGCCACGATTATAACATCACCTTTGCTCCATACAAATGTTGCCTTGTTAACGGGATGGTCGCATAAACCGGGTACCGCCATTTTAtgaaacaataaattctttGGGGCAAAAAGAAAATTGCGGAAATGACCTCTCCTTTCTCCTCTCCTCTTTCTCCTCGGGTTAAATACGATATCAAGTACactgtttttattgaatttacTGTCATTTACTTCCAAAATTAAGCGTCCTCAAAACGACCATTTTTTTCCGTCATTTAAAGTTGGTTGGTTGTCAAAAGCATAAAGCATTTACAATCGGTTTCAGGTACACAGCCGAAAAAGTACCTACAACTACGGAAACTATATTTACAACCTGTAATTTGAATTGGTAGCAAGTATTGCACACTCAGTTCCTTCTCCGTCAAGGTTTAATCCGGTTTTCGCAGGCACACACTTgacttttttaatgattttattcatttttttctggGATTGTAAACCAAGTCATTGGTtagatgtttttcttgttttgcctTGAAAATAGTCAAATACAGATACTGACAAAtgattatctaaaaaaaaaaacaacactttaGTTAGTCCCAGTTTCTATTGTATTTTAAACATCAGACTGGTGGAATATATTTAAGAACAAAAGCAATTGACTGGTTTTCATTATTACTATGTTAATATATCAAGTAGTTATATGACAcggtattttatttaatttgtttttctttcattttgcttGACATATTAACGTCTTGCTGACCTTTGTGATTGAAAGAGTtcaacttttgaaaaaaaaaaaaaggaagaaaaacagaacagctttcataatactcattatttcaattttaatttacaGTCATGCTAACCCTTGTGGAACGAAATAAGCAGCATGCATCACAGAACACTCCGCCGGAGATGCATACTAAAAAGTTTCCTGTGTCATGGTGTTAATTTGCTTATTTTCGCAATTTAAGAAGATAAGATAACATTAAGATGAAAGTGAGTGAGAGACGACCATGAGTCAGCAGCTATTCAGCAGTTTATTTGCCTATCAGCGTAACAAGTTCCcctaaaaaaactgaagagaCATAGTGTGCAAGAAAGAGCTCTTCCAGGGTGTGATTTTGTTTAATGTGGCATTAAAAATGAGTAGTGCCTTTGGTCTTTCTCTGCCAAATATAATTAACTTAAGGAAAACCTAATTAATAAACTCAAGCAGTAGTCGGGCAGTAGCCCTACTCTAGTTGCTTATAACCTGTCTCTTCTAGGTCCTCTAGggacaaattaaaaactgttactGCAGTGCTATTCTAGCTGGGCTTAGAAATGTGACCCATGGAAGATGTAAACGGTAGCCACACTTAAGAGTTTTAGACGCCGGCTGGTGAACTTTTAATCGAAAGCTGTTACATAACTGCTCTTTTTCATGTCAGATCTATAGTTGTGAAAAGTAACAGAGTTTTTTCCTCGGTGTTAAAGTGATACTTACCTCCAATGCACTGAGCGGCTATGAAGAAGACAGCCTTTAACACTGAAACTCTTCCAACTGCTAGCATACAGATTGTCACCGCTGGATTGAGTTGTCCTCCAGAAACATGTTGAATTGTCAATACTAAGGTTGCAATGCTCAGTCCGTGGCTAAAAGCAATGTGGATAATGGACGGAGAGGAGTTGTTCCACGGCAAAACGGTTCCACAAACCATGAACAAGAACAAAAGGGTGACTAATAATTCTGCGATCACCTCGATCCAAAATGAACGTGATCTTAGTTCCATATTACCCACATGTACCATCGCGTCAAGGTAATATGAAATGTGATattgtctttttctttgtaTACTTGGCCAATTTCCGACTGCTTTTGAACGTTGTCAAAATTTAGGATCTAAATTTAGTGGCTGTTACGTCACTGTTCAAATGACTTTCCTTTGTAGATCACgtgatgttaaaaataaaaatgtgcATGCGGGCGGGCATGAATATGCATGACATGGCGAGTTTCACATTCCTTATTCACCTGATCTACAATGTATGTTGATGGCGATGAAGAAGGAGCGTGACGCAGGTGTTGATGATGATGGCAGTGTTGCTGTAGTGTCCACTGCCTTTACCCTTTTATAGACAATTTTTGACttaaaaggtacccctttcatatccCGGgcattgaaaaatggtacccttTTAACATATCTATCAATAAGAATAAGTCGCTAAAGCAGGAGGTCTACTTATCATTTGCATGTAATTTTTAATAGATTACGCTTGACATTGAACAATGCTTCAGAACTGTCCTGCCCAAGTTGGCATCACGCCACCGCAGGTGATCTGACGCCACCTGCTGGTACTACCGAGTTATTTTAGCATTGTATGGAAATGGATTACTGAGGTATTTACATTAGCCTATAGGACagaagttattatttttttatgggGGGTGGTGGGGGAGGAGAGACTATTTCGGAATAATCCTGAAATAATCCTGAATGTATTCCTAGTATTGCATATTTTAGGTCAATCGAACGTGAGACGCGTGCGTCCCGGGAGGGTTATTGAAAAAACTTTTAtaaggggaggctccgccccgagctCCAACCCCTCactcttttatataccatttttgacagaaaggtacccctttcgcatattctattgacaaatggtacccctttcacatccCTAGTTTTTTATCTGCTGTAAATGCACAGTCTTTGAAGTAAGACACCAAACCACAACGTTTTTTCGACCTTTTCTCAGACATAAAATGCATCAGTTAGCCCTTTTGGTTCTTTTTACCAACCGAAACTAGAGACATCCTTCCCTATCTTTTCATACGTCAACAACTGAAGTCCGAAAAAGGGACCccttttgggcggagcctccccatcAGTCCGTTATAGGGAGTACACCTGTCTCCCCCTGGGGCTTGCTTTTCAGTGtttcatttgtctgtaagaccctgaagaagaAGGCCGTGCCTTTCAAAATATtggtaacaaaacaaaaaattatattcCCGACTGTAGAATCAACCCTGCTTCTTTCCGTTGCTTTTTGTGAACGTCTTTTCTTCCATAGAACCTTTATTGACAAGGATACTTTTTAAATAACTGAACCAACAAGACATTTGCTCTACATGATCTTTTTCGAATTTATCTAATGAACTCTAGTAACAGGAAAACAGGCTTTTTGAAACTGTTTCGGGGGATTGATCCGGTAGCGAAAATTAGGGAACTTTAGTACGAAGATCAGTGTACAGGGAGTTATATTCTATTCATTCAGTGGAAAATATGGGTCGGACAGTAGAAACTGAGTTGTTTTTTGTATCGGAAATTTCAACTCATTGATGGTCCTTTTTGATGGTTCTTACTTGCAAATGATAAATGATTGGTTCATGAAACGAGCGCCAGGAAAAGATTGAAATGAATCCATTTTAGATGCTTTAGATGACCATCTAGAACTGTTCCACGAAGTTGGTGTTTGCTATCGTAGGCTATCGAGATAAGATCCCAATTACAAAGTCGACATTTTTGGGGGCGCACATGAAATAAGCTAATTAAATTTAGCATGTCTTAATCGCAATTTATTCCTTTTCTGCAACCACAgccaatagagacctttaggaTCACCAATTTCAACGGAATTTTcccgtgtttaacaaaaccgcgttctaagccattttcagtttgcctaATACTTTTATCTTAGCCTGATacctagcctgattctcagacgtccgaggtcgttcgcggtcccttCGCTTCCCTCCCTCTCCCGTTCGGGAGAGGGAGGCACGGCTCTtgtcgcttcgctcgccgatatttTCCCTATTTGACTCCGTGCCTTTTTCCCCAccactgcggagcctggtcccaggctactttTATCTAAATACCATTTATCGTGAACACCGAtttcaataattaaaaagaaggatctTTCTTATACcagaaagatcagaaaaaatTCCGGGCTCCAGCTAAGCATATAGCATAGACTGGAGAGccaattattttcttaaattattaATCCACTGAAAAAGAGATCCGGAGGtcaaatgatttcttaaaccgcaGCCTAGGTtatagacttcgtttaaataaccaacGCTTAGATTTTGTAAGACAAGAACGACTACGAGAaggagattttctcaatactaagtcgTGCGCCCgagtgaaccagcgtcattttggcgggaaaacgcgatatACTGTGGGGTTAGCGAAAATATTATCGTAGTGacagaaacaagttatcaaatgctAGAAGCTTTACCATTTTGCAATCAGGAGAGAGCTTAACCTCCATTCAACAAAATGACCATGTTATCCTTTTGTCCctgctgtgttgcgctaaaaatgcTCGTTCCGAAGGCGATTGTCCTGCGTAATATCACCTTAACTCACTGGTGCCAAACGCTTTAGTAAAAACATCTCAAGACATAGCGGACTGTTCAGTTGCACACATTAAAAGAAACCTTGAATGTGTACACAGGTCTAGATATCTTTGTAGAAGGAAGGCTTTTTGTAAAGCATATTTTTGGCTGTTGCAGAGAAGTTAAAATAAGAGTGAATACAGCTATTTTGGAGAAAGGTGTTCGGAGAAAATGTgtacgcgacaatcccgaaagatAATATGGGAtttgatcaatacactgttcctgacgtACTGTAACTgacgaacctacttttgttgctgaAATCTAGCATTCGCACACATACGTCCATAGCTTCTCTTGCCactatttcaaatttcttcgAAGAATCGTGagctcaaaaccacccacaatacctttcgggatcgtcgcgtgcacttttttcgccctttctcgaaatagctgtatatcaTGTCTGGCACCACTCTACGTGACAAACCCAAATAAAGAGAGAACGCATAAAGACAAGAGAGAAtgtagctcattctctcttgataaaGAATATACACAAGGTCAAACTGTTAGGTGTCTGAACTGTCAACACATTTTGCTTTATTGATCATTTGTTACTTCTATAACACTGATGATATTAAGCTATTGTAGCCTCTAAAACTGTAATATGCATCCCGCCTCTAGTGAATCCTTACATTAAGGTCACATTTTAACCTAAACTAAACAACTGAGAAATTTACTTATTTAGCTGTGACTTCAACTCAACACAGCCTCTTACGGCTTTGTCATTTTTCCGGGTCCTGAGCTGTTAGTTTACCAATTCTTGGTCGTGGAATCAATAACCAGAAAACTGCTTGCAATCGTTTCCTCTCAAAGAGGGGTACGAatgtaaaaactggaagaacaGCGCCAGGCGAGGGCGCTCAACTTACGTCAGTTAATGCTAATAACCGCTGAACGCCAAGTAACCTAACTAGATTGTTTCGTTAACAATCCGCGGATAAAACATTCATTTACCTGGGGTCGTTCAAGTAAGTCAGTGTATGAATGTATATGATATTTATTTTACCTGCTATTGCTATACAATAATTAATGCATAACATAAAATCTATTTTAATCACGTCAACTCTAAAACGGACACAAATGCTAAAAAGAGGTCGAATCTCTGTGTTCTACGGTCTTGCGCTAAACTGTGAAATATGTCTTTTGCAGTAAACCGTAACATGGGGGCAGGATTGCAAGTGCGCAAGCAGACAACTCAGCGGGACAAGAAAAACAATgctaaattatttttctttcaaggtcaaACTGTGTTCAGTTTTGCTTGCTAGTGAGACCATTTCGTACTTTTCAAAGGTTTGCTGCAAGGTGTGCATTGAACACTGGCATTTTCATCTGGAATGTTGTGCCccttttacaaattaaaatacgTTGAATAATGCTCATTATATCTAAGCCAAATCATTAAATCGAGACAATGAAATCTCATACCTATGCTTTCGTTAAAGAAAGGAGTCATACAGAGAAAATGATATCTCATACCCAAGCTTTCGATAAAGGAAAGTTTTCATCCAAAGAAAGAGGATGTTTAAAGACGAAAGTTCCTGAAACGGGGAACGGGAAAGGTAAAAACAGGTATACAATGAAACCCCACCTTACGAACGCCTCtgtaatacggtcacctcgttattacggccactttttttggccgcctggcaAAAGCCGCCATACATtctcttgtaaaaaaaaaaaccctcgttaatacggccaaatttttttaagcccattggtgaccgtattacgGGATTCCCCTGTACTACCAAACAGCGAATGGATAATGAGAGCTACCGATCGCGATAGGGCTAAGGGTTTTTCccgtttttcattttcctgttcCCCGACCTCGTCAGTTTAGTAACGTCTCATGGTTCTAGGTCCTGGGGGTACttaacaaatgtttatacggggaggctcccccgctgaggtccaaccccttacccttttatataccatttttcacgaaaaaagtaCCGCTTTCCTATACCCTCTATTGACAaacggtacccctttcacataccttgtttagaattTCGCATCCCTTTTAACCGCTGtgaatgcactgtcttttaaataggaattaaCCACAAAAAACAACGTTTTCTCTAATTTAAAAAAGgtataaaattcatctgttagcccttttgggcgcTTTCACAggcccaaatgacagatttccctacctgTCTGTATaattcaactagtgaaatccctaccctttcataaaaAGATGAccctttcgggtggagcctccccataGGCCATCACagggagtaaccccccccccccccctcccccgccggGGTTCTAGATAAACTGCTTTACGCAATCTTTTGGTGTATTTGCTTTGAAAAATTTCagttgtaaaatattttcacCGGTTGACGCTcgataaaggaaaaatatatcaaaagtGAATAAATTACGAGCGATAGTAGTGGAAGTCCTTTTGCTTTTGTCGGCCTTCTAACTATCCTGTGCACCAGAGGATTTTATTCCTAAATCATATCGGAAAACGAGCGCGGACACTGCTACTAATTCATCCTCTTATCAACTGAAAGCGCACCTAGAACCAGGGTAGAACCTTTCTGACGATTTGAAGATTAGAGGTTGTAGACAATCGTCTTGTTCTATcttgaataaaactgaatacCTCGAAAATAACGTCTCGATTCTGAGAACTTAACGACCTTTGACTGACAAGGTTAACTGACATCACTTTCTAATGCCTATGGGGAATTAACTTTAATTGAATTGAATAACAAAAGTACCATGTACCACATTAACTGACTTATGGTTATCAAGACGCCCTTAGATTTTACATCTTTGAATCAGGATGGTACATTTCCAGATCGTTAACGGAGCCTGCAGTAGGTCCACTTTCTTGACGGGCTCGGAAAAACAGCTGGTACAGAACGCCTGCAAGCAACCCTCCACCAATAGGGCCGGCCCAGTAAACCTGCGGGATACAACAATTAAAAATTCATTAAcgcactttaattttttttaatgttaatattatatttatagAAGGGAAGTGCGCTAAGTTGATCTGCCTTGTTTACGGGCAAGCCACCCTGATAATTTCAAACAAATACACCCAAATATTATGAGtattaaaaatacaaattgGTAAGAGgtaaccagttggctatttacaagcataaTCCAGGAGATCATCTCGGGATCACAACAGGACAAATCAAGCCAGCGAAGAAGGAAAGACTCAAACTCGGGACTTCCAATTACCCGAGTCCCCTCAGTCTCCCATTCCAACAATCAATTAACTGCTGTCAAACGTAAACTTGCAAATACTTTGCACAGTTTTGTAATGCTACACGATGTGATCACCTGAAAACACCCATCTCACTTTCCCAGCAAAAGGCAAATAAAAGAAACCCATGgatctttcttttcttcagttttttttatgagGCCTTGATCAGGTGACTATACCGGCTTTGGGTAGACAACAATGGGCCACTAGCCAACAGAGCAGAAGTATCTCTTTACAAAATACCATGAGAATCAAATATTAAGTTtgggcatttttttgtgaaattttgtacATCAGCTTCTCAATAATACGTCATTAGCCATATTGTATTGTTGACTAGAATTTGTTCGCTAGTATCAGAAACCCATTTTCTATTTGATTGAGAACTAGCTTTAAATATTCTTAATCACAGGAAAAATGAGTAGGCGTGCTTTGATCTTCATAGTATCAGTTTTTAAACTCGTTGGAGATTGATCTGGTATTGGAAGTGAACAGGAGGCCATAAACCGCAGCGAACCACCAAACAGTTTATTTTTGGAACGATTTTGGCACAAATTTAAACTTAGATCTCAAAACAAAGTCGGGAAAAATTGTAGCTTCCATTTTTGTGGGGAAAAGTGCTGCGaaatgtatctaaaaataaaccggtccgTGAAAACGCTATAAAATAGGCCAAGTATAGGAGTTGCTGTCTTCTGGTGACGGGTTGCTAATATGAATATTTACCCAGTGGTCCTCCCAGATCGCACTGGTGTTCATAACAACTGCCGGTCCGAATGAGCGAGCAGGATTAATTCCACATCCAGTGAAACCAATCtgaaaagagatgaaaaaaaaaagaacaatcagataggaatttaaagtaaaaagtttTAACTTTAGGGTGAACCACTAGCCTCCGGTCCTTTGACGATTCAATCAGAAAAAGGTTCAGTGGAAGGATTTATAGGTTCGGTGCAGTGGCAGAGTTCAGGCTTTAAGTAATCCATTGGCAGATTTTTAACTTGACCCCAATCGAACTCTAagggccaaatatttaaacgtagtttagccagtgtttaacaaaaccgcgttctaagtcaTTTCACGTGATTTTCCCAAAGATTTTATCCAAACatcatttattgtgaacagttttatgaaaaCACTGATAtagagaagactagaaaagcatgTATCTTCCTCAAACAACCCaccaaagaagagatctggaggttcaaagattcgttaaaccgcggcttaagttagacttcgtttaaatatttggccgCAAGAATTCAATCATACATTAGATAAATGTTCAATCTTCGAAACTTATTGTTTTTCATGAAACCCGATTTGCCTTATAAATCACCAGGCTTCGTGACTGGACAACCAAAAGAGCTTCTACTTTGCGTCTGAATGGAGCGAAGCGAGCTTTAAGTGCTACTCTGGAGAGGGAAAAGGGTGGTGGCCTTTTTCCCCTTCTATAGTCCACCACTTGCTGTTGCACctcgttttttcctttttatcacaCTAAGGAACCTGGTCCTAGGCTACTTAACCTCCAAAGAATATTGCATGGGCGATTGACCTGGGATGGTGTGAAAATTAGGCTAATGTTTAATGACAGTTACACTGATTTCCAATCCGTCGACA
Protein-coding sequences here:
- the LOC140951570 gene encoding aquaporin AQPAn.G-like, with translation MVHVGNMELRSRSFWIEVIAELLVTLLFLFMVCGTVLPWNNSSPSIIHIAFSHGLSIATLVLTIQHVSGGQLNPAVTICMLAVGRVSVLKAVFFIAAQCIGAICGAALVYSITPNNSIGSLGVTAPANGVSTAQAFVVELVLTFILVFVVFAATDPGRGLTGYGVPLAIGICVFICLMHGIPSSGASMNPARSLGPAVVMNSWKDHWIYWVAPITGGLLATTTYQFLFKARKMTSNNNINQENELYTVEVKDNNESKSLVSSS